A region from the Phycisphaeraceae bacterium genome encodes:
- a CDS encoding DUF3467 domain-containing protein: protein MSETPASNDPQIENHAREQVGSRQVRMRIDERGLTTTYANAFRTNSSPEEVIIDFGLNLVTQPAQRDGGKDGTPGEILFQVTNRTIMNYYSAKRLAITLTQMIKRHEDQFGNLELNAETRRKKK, encoded by the coding sequence ATGTCAGAAACTCCCGCCAGCAACGATCCGCAAATCGAAAACCACGCCCGCGAACAGGTCGGCAGCCGACAGGTCCGCATGCGCATCGATGAGCGCGGCCTGACGACAACCTACGCCAACGCCTTCCGTACCAACAGCTCTCCCGAAGAAGTCATCATTGACTTCGGGCTTAATCTCGTCACCCAGCCCGCCCAGCGCGACGGCGGCAAGGACGGGACACCCGGCGAAATCCTCTTCCAGGTCACCAACCGCACGATCATGAACTACTACTCCGCCAAACGGCTCGCGATCACGCTGACCCAGATGATCAAGAGACACGAAGATCAGTTTGGTAACCTCGAACTCAACGCTGAGACTCGACGCAAAAAGAAGTAA
- a CDS encoding transglutaminase domain-containing protein: MSTTTTARPAAARHIDQRYMPRVGGIDLEQSLNYIAVADAGVDFCYRCYTGSRLPYQKGARPVLEKIAAEVTAGSSDQREAALRLNDWVSRKVAWAGYHWKHKGKRLATDLALSEENLIEQGYGWCNEQVRVLCCLTQVIDIPSRIVFACNRAGNYGHCVTEVLLAGQWLMLDESFGYAFEFNGKPVRAVDVFGDIRMREHFQPIYKKMCDDLIKELGHSILDGDFAMSVSPNPLDGFEVIGFHNHFVH; encoded by the coding sequence GTGTCCACCACGACCACCGCCCGCCCCGCCGCCGCACGCCACATTGATCAGCGTTACATGCCCCGCGTGGGTGGGATCGACCTTGAGCAGTCGCTCAACTACATCGCCGTCGCCGACGCCGGCGTGGATTTCTGCTACCGCTGCTACACCGGCAGCCGCCTGCCTTATCAAAAGGGTGCCCGGCCTGTGCTGGAAAAAATCGCAGCCGAGGTGACCGCGGGATCATCCGACCAGCGCGAAGCGGCGCTCCGGTTGAATGACTGGGTTTCCCGGAAGGTCGCCTGGGCCGGCTACCACTGGAAACACAAGGGCAAACGCCTCGCCACCGATCTGGCGTTGTCCGAGGAGAACCTCATCGAGCAGGGCTACGGCTGGTGCAATGAGCAAGTCCGCGTGCTCTGCTGCCTCACTCAGGTGATTGATATTCCCTCACGCATCGTCTTCGCCTGCAATCGGGCAGGCAACTACGGCCACTGCGTCACGGAAGTGCTGCTGGCGGGACAATGGTTGATGCTCGACGAGTCGTTCGGCTATGCCTTCGAGTTCAACGGCAAGCCGGTACGTGCGGTGGATGTGTTCGGCGATATCAGAATGCGCGAACACTTCCAGCCCATCTACAAAAAAATGTGCGACGACCTGATCAAGGAACTCGGCCACAGCATCCTCGACGGAGACTTCGCCATGTCCGTCTCGCCCAATCCGCTCGATGGCTTTGAAGTGATCGGGTTCCACAATCACTTCGTTCACTGA
- a CDS encoding BNR-4 repeat-containing protein, with amino-acid sequence MGQLGKPFLLSSQGSDRATAYGFSNKCVTIAGKTHVVWTDAPAQTRGRTFDHATRQWGPTISIGDGADNHNHPSLTVDAAQRLHLTFGPHGPWGIYPDRWPCGTFKHCTATEPNSLDAIGRNAVVVGYNATYGYLLHTYSGMDCLVYRGGEKPHPLMFQRQRPGKAWESARPLMAQDIDPGYTHLGPIITSDHQGTLYVSGHFYSEQRGYSLGVALLKSVDDGKTWADLSGATVDTPILYESRFAVPHPPAEDDPRNWGLVCDSRGRPWILTGKQKGNDRYLPLSHWTGKAWETVDLSRFLPADRVPTDGSMTIDTADRIHVVIAASTAASSHTWRDPSTEVFYLASTDEGRQFACQQISTTDSAAPSWLPAISRPGPFHPVHSPTILFTHGPFSEEKVDSEVWAVSVE; translated from the coding sequence ATGGGGCAGCTCGGCAAACCATTTCTGCTTTCGTCGCAAGGCTCCGACCGTGCGACCGCGTATGGATTTTCAAATAAGTGCGTGACGATAGCCGGCAAAACGCATGTGGTCTGGACGGATGCGCCGGCTCAAACGCGCGGCAGGACGTTTGATCACGCGACGCGCCAGTGGGGGCCAACGATTTCCATCGGAGACGGCGCGGATAATCACAACCACCCGTCGCTGACCGTGGATGCGGCGCAGCGACTGCACCTGACGTTCGGCCCGCATGGTCCGTGGGGTATTTACCCCGATCGCTGGCCCTGCGGTACGTTCAAACACTGCACGGCAACAGAACCCAACTCGCTCGACGCCATCGGCAGGAATGCAGTGGTCGTCGGTTACAACGCGACGTATGGCTACCTGCTTCATACGTATTCGGGCATGGATTGTCTGGTGTATCGCGGCGGGGAGAAGCCGCATCCGCTGATGTTCCAGAGACAACGCCCCGGCAAAGCTTGGGAGTCCGCACGGCCGCTGATGGCGCAGGACATTGATCCTGGATATACCCACCTCGGCCCGATCATCACTTCCGATCATCAGGGCACGTTGTATGTGTCGGGACATTTTTATTCCGAGCAACGCGGGTACTCGCTGGGTGTTGCGCTGCTCAAGTCGGTTGATGACGGCAAGACCTGGGCCGATCTGTCGGGTGCGACAGTCGATACTCCCATCCTGTACGAATCTCGCTTTGCGGTGCCTCACCCGCCTGCGGAGGACGATCCGCGCAACTGGGGGTTGGTCTGTGACTCCCGTGGTCGGCCCTGGATTCTTACAGGCAAGCAGAAGGGCAACGACCGCTATCTGCCGCTGTCACATTGGACGGGAAAGGCGTGGGAAACGGTTGATCTCAGCCGGTTTCTTCCTGCCGATCGCGTACCGACCGATGGCAGCATGACGATTGATACCGCTGACCGCATCCATGTGGTGATCGCCGCATCGACCGCTGCGTCATCGCATACCTGGCGTGATCCGTCCACGGAAGTTTTTTATCTGGCATCGACCGACGAAGGGCGTCAATTTGCGTGTCAGCAAATCAGCACGACAGATTCGGCGGCACCAAGTTGGTTGCCGGCAATTTCACGACCAGGGCCGTTTCATCCTGTCCATTCACCGACGATTCTTTTTACGCACGGCCCGTTCAGCGAGGAGAAAGTTGACAGCGAAGTCTGGGCTGTGTCGGTCGAGTGA
- a CDS encoding PEP-CTERM sorting domain-containing protein has translation MSSMTSPRLLLSASVLMLLFAISGIAEATSLTFEFYTDSTKTTRIANGGYSFQNYGDAVTDFDPAGANWRYGSAGGYTPDVNVEYRYYHPTNPLDNFYTGAVAYYSQPGDNFGDLAQVIYNGQIPPYYVEIRLIPLNGKTVTLESFDLAGYKTDRVMPHIEVIKDVGGTPVSMWGPLTNTTISGTTHNTFSPNVSATAGHTLSLVFGDDSNGSRGISNFVFSTPEPASLCLLGLGSALILSRRQRG, from the coding sequence ATGTCTTCGATGACCTCGCCCCGATTGCTGTTGAGTGCTTCCGTGCTGATGTTGCTGTTCGCAATAAGCGGCATCGCGGAGGCGACATCGCTGACCTTTGAGTTCTACACCGACTCGACCAAGACCACGCGCATAGCCAACGGCGGGTACAGTTTCCAAAACTATGGCGATGCAGTGACGGATTTCGATCCAGCCGGCGCCAATTGGCGATACGGATCAGCCGGTGGCTACACTCCTGACGTCAATGTTGAGTACCGTTACTACCACCCGACTAATCCTCTCGACAATTTTTATACCGGTGCGGTCGCCTACTACAGCCAACCGGGGGATAACTTTGGTGACCTGGCTCAGGTGATCTACAACGGCCAGATTCCACCTTACTACGTTGAAATCCGTCTGATTCCTCTCAACGGAAAAACGGTCACGCTGGAGAGCTTCGATCTGGCGGGTTACAAAACCGACCGCGTCATGCCTCACATCGAGGTCATCAAAGATGTCGGTGGCACGCCCGTCAGCATGTGGGGACCACTGACCAACACCACGATTTCCGGCACGACGCATAACACTTTCTCACCCAACGTCAGTGCGACCGCCGGTCACACGCTCAGCTTGGTTTTCGGGGACGACTCAAACGGCTCACGAGGCATCAGCAACTTTGTCTTCAGCACACCTGAGCCTGCATCGCTTTGCCTGCTGGGGCTGGGTAGCGCGTTGATTCTTTCACGGCGTCAGCGCGGCTGA
- a CDS encoding efflux RND transporter permease subunit — protein MQRLAEICIRRPIFASMIILALVVVGVTSYMRLGVDRLPSVDLPTVSIRTTLAGASPEEMESEVTKVIEEVVNTVEGIDELRSISGAGASVVIATFKLNRNIDSAAQDVRDRVQTALRRLPDDADPPVVSKVDNDSTPVLSIAVSGERTIRELTEIADKIVKVRLERSTGVGQINLSGGLERTINIWVNADRLAAHRLPITAVRDAIARENADVPGGNVTGSDREQILRTTAKLKDAAAFERVVIANINGAPLRVSDIGRAEDGNREPRSFARLNGKPAVVLDVVRQSGANTVEVIEGIKEKLPQVLDEVPPGVRVEVIRDQSRYIYAALHEIDTHLILGSVLACLVVLAFMRSWRSTIIASVAIPASVISTFGMMWALGFTLNAVTMLALVLMVGIVIDDAIVVLENIYRFVEEKKMNPMDAAREATAEIGLAVLATTLSLVVIFVPVSFMSSISGRFLYQFGITAAVAVLVSLLVSFTLTPMMSARLLRTNDSSHGGHAAAEAKSRGGFYGVIDRGYTALLKLAMRFRIPVAFVGLLVILSAIPLYRAVRQEYTPSDVDEAEFSLNVTAREGTSLSAMDGAMKAIEDDVRQIVVNGQKPVQVMLTTIGGGFLGQVNQGSAYIRIAPHEQRIFSLGRLWRELIHGRPRQAFAGNYSQRDVMLAIRKKLAQYSDLRTSVRNYPSFNIGGGNFDIDFAIRGPELSVLAAKAEELRIKSKDLGGIVDADTTLKLDKPELHVELDRERAADLHINARDLGATLRLMVGGAEEISRFRDESLNEDYDVQLRLSEDFRNKASSLSQLYVPRNDGGVIELANVASIRDTGSASRIDRLDRQRVVNLRASIGPGYALADRLEALRHASTELGLPQGYTTVVVGRGRELERTFTEFLWAFLLSIIFMYMILAAQYESLIHPLTILLSLPLSVPFALLSLYLTGGTLNLYSALGILVLFGVVKKNSILQIDHMNKLRADGMPRYEAIIRGNRDRLRPILMTTLALVAGMLPLWIGTGPGAEERRAVAVVVIGGQTLSLLLTLIVTPVAYSLFDDLRFASRREKPAPLPAEIAAGK, from the coding sequence ATGCAACGACTAGCCGAAATCTGTATTCGTCGGCCGATCTTCGCCTCGATGATTATCCTCGCGCTGGTGGTCGTGGGTGTCACCAGCTATATGCGGCTAGGTGTGGATCGACTTCCCTCGGTGGACCTGCCCACCGTCAGCATCCGCACGACGCTTGCCGGTGCCTCTCCGGAGGAAATGGAAAGCGAAGTCACGAAGGTCATTGAGGAAGTCGTCAACACGGTCGAGGGCATTGATGAGCTGCGCTCGATCTCCGGAGCAGGCGCCTCGGTGGTGATCGCCACCTTCAAGCTCAATCGGAACATCGACTCCGCGGCGCAGGATGTGCGTGATCGCGTGCAGACTGCCTTGCGTCGCCTGCCGGATGACGCGGACCCGCCGGTGGTGAGCAAGGTTGACAATGACTCGACGCCGGTGCTTTCGATCGCGGTCTCAGGTGAGCGGACAATCCGGGAGCTAACCGAGATCGCTGACAAGATCGTGAAGGTTCGACTGGAGCGATCCACGGGTGTGGGTCAGATCAACCTTTCCGGCGGACTGGAACGAACAATCAACATCTGGGTCAACGCTGACAGACTGGCGGCCCACCGCCTGCCCATCACTGCGGTGCGTGATGCCATCGCCCGTGAAAATGCGGATGTTCCCGGCGGAAACGTCACCGGCAGCGACCGGGAGCAGATCCTCCGCACCACAGCCAAGCTCAAGGATGCGGCAGCTTTTGAGCGGGTCGTGATCGCCAACATCAACGGCGCACCGCTGCGGGTCAGCGACATCGGCCGGGCGGAGGACGGCAATCGCGAACCGCGCTCCTTCGCCCGGCTCAACGGCAAGCCGGCGGTGGTGCTCGATGTCGTCCGACAGTCCGGCGCCAACACCGTCGAAGTCATCGAGGGGATCAAGGAAAAACTTCCCCAGGTACTCGACGAGGTACCACCGGGCGTCCGGGTTGAAGTCATCCGCGATCAGTCACGCTACATCTACGCAGCCCTGCATGAGATCGACACGCACCTGATTCTCGGCAGCGTCCTGGCGTGTCTGGTCGTCCTCGCCTTCATGCGGAGCTGGCGTTCCACGATCATCGCATCCGTGGCGATCCCGGCCTCGGTCATCTCAACCTTCGGCATGATGTGGGCGCTGGGCTTCACGCTCAATGCGGTCACCATGCTCGCGCTGGTTTTGATGGTCGGCATCGTGATCGACGATGCGATCGTCGTGCTGGAAAATATCTATCGCTTTGTCGAGGAAAAGAAAATGAACCCGATGGACGCCGCCCGCGAGGCGACCGCTGAAATCGGGCTGGCAGTGCTCGCGACGACGCTGAGTCTGGTCGTCATCTTCGTCCCCGTTTCGTTCATGTCGAGTATTTCCGGGCGGTTTCTCTACCAATTCGGCATCACGGCGGCGGTCGCGGTCCTGGTCAGCCTGCTCGTGTCGTTCACACTCACGCCGATGATGAGCGCGCGGCTGCTGCGAACGAATGATTCCAGCCACGGCGGTCACGCAGCCGCGGAAGCGAAGTCACGCGGCGGGTTTTACGGCGTCATCGACCGCGGCTACACCGCGTTGCTCAAACTCGCCATGCGCTTTCGCATTCCCGTCGCCTTTGTCGGCCTGCTCGTGATCCTTTCGGCAATCCCCCTCTACCGCGCGGTCCGACAGGAGTACACGCCTAGCGACGTGGATGAGGCGGAGTTCAGCCTCAACGTCACCGCCCGTGAGGGTACGAGTCTTTCAGCCATGGACGGCGCGATGAAAGCCATTGAGGACGACGTGCGTCAGATCGTCGTCAACGGCCAAAAGCCCGTGCAGGTCATGCTCACGACCATCGGCGGCGGATTTCTCGGACAGGTCAATCAGGGCAGCGCGTATATCCGCATCGCTCCGCATGAACAACGGATTTTCTCGCTCGGTCGGTTGTGGCGGGAACTGATCCACGGCAGACCACGCCAGGCCTTTGCTGGGAATTACTCGCAACGCGATGTGATGCTGGCGATCCGTAAAAAGCTGGCACAATACTCCGACCTGCGCACCTCGGTGCGGAACTATCCCTCTTTCAACATCGGCGGCGGAAACTTCGACATCGACTTCGCCATCCGCGGACCCGAATTGTCCGTGCTGGCGGCCAAGGCGGAAGAGCTGCGCATCAAATCCAAAGACCTCGGCGGAATCGTCGATGCCGACACCACGCTCAAACTCGACAAGCCCGAACTCCACGTGGAACTCGACCGCGAACGGGCCGCTGACCTGCACATCAACGCCCGCGACCTGGGAGCCACGCTGCGATTGATGGTCGGCGGTGCGGAGGAGATTTCACGCTTCCGTGATGAATCACTCAACGAAGATTACGACGTGCAACTGCGCCTCAGCGAGGACTTCCGCAACAAGGCGTCGTCCCTGTCGCAGTTGTACGTGCCGCGAAACGACGGCGGCGTGATCGAACTTGCCAATGTCGCCTCCATCCGTGACACCGGAAGCGCTTCGCGCATCGACCGCCTCGACCGTCAGCGCGTCGTCAATCTCCGTGCCTCGATCGGGCCGGGCTACGCACTGGCGGATCGTCTCGAGGCGTTGCGCCACGCTTCGACCGAACTGGGCCTGCCGCAGGGTTACACCACGGTGGTCGTCGGTCGCGGCCGCGAACTGGAACGGACCTTCACCGAATTTCTCTGGGCGTTTCTCCTTTCGATCATCTTCATGTACATGATCCTGGCGGCACAATATGAGAGCCTCATCCATCCGCTGACGATCCTGCTCTCGCTGCCGCTGTCGGTGCCTTTCGCTCTGCTGTCGCTCTACCTGACCGGCGGCACGCTCAATCTCTACTCGGCCCTGGGCATCCTGGTGCTTTTCGGCGTCGTGAAAAAGAACTCGATCCTTCAGATCGATCACATGAACAAACTCCGCGCTGACGGCATGCCTCGCTACGAAGCGATCATCCGGGGTAACCGCGATCGTCTGCGACCCATTCTGATGACCACGCTCGCACTGGTCGCGGGAATGCTGCCTCTGTGGATCGGCACCGGACCCGGCGCGGAGGAGCGCCGCGCCGTAGCGGTCGTGGTCATCGGTGGTCAGACACTCTCACTGCTGCTGACGCTGATCGTCACGCCGGTGGCTTATTCGCTGTTCGACGACCTGCGCTTCGCCTCCCGCCGGGAAAAGCCGGCGCCACTCCCCGCAGAAATCGCCGCGGGAAAGTGA
- the acs gene encoding acetate--CoA ligase → MTQSVSLNNIVGGNVNSLLNEHRKFPPPANISKVAWFKSMADYEKVYKESIDNPEKFWGEKASELEWFTRWNKVLDWKLPDAKWFVGGKTNVAYNCLDRQVKAGLGDKLALVWEGEPMENGRPEIKRYTYNELLSEVSRFANVLKNLGVRKGDIVTIYMPMIPELAIAMLACSRIGAPHSIIFGGFAASAIKDRVDDAKSRIIITADGGYRRGKVVPLKDTVDEALKTTDIVKTVVVFDRVKANSCKMTAGRDFKWSELMAKASAECPAEPMDSEDLLFILYTSGSTGKPKGIMHTTGGYMVFTYLTNKYVFDLHGDDPNEMHWCTADIGWVTGHSYIIYGVMPNRVPTLMFEGAPNFPGNDRFWDIIARHKVTKFYTAPTAIRAFMKWGDQEPAKHDLSSLKILGSVGEPINPEAWMWYHEHIGGKRCPIVDTWWQTETGGHMLTPLPGAMTTTPGSCSRPFFGIDIAVVDKNGKELPADTGGFLVVRKPWPSMLRGIWGDRERFVKTYFGEIQGVYFAGDGARKDPEGNFWVMGRVDDVINVSGHRLGTMEVESALVSHPFVAEAAVVGVPHEIKGTGIAAFVTLKMGRTPDEKLKEELGKHVTKEIGAIARPDQIRFTESLPKTRSGKIMRRLLREVAAGGEVKGDTTTLEDFSVLAKLKDTEE, encoded by the coding sequence ATGACCCAATCGGTAAGTCTCAACAACATCGTCGGCGGTAACGTCAACTCGCTGCTCAACGAGCACCGAAAGTTTCCTCCGCCAGCCAACATCTCCAAAGTCGCCTGGTTCAAGTCGATGGCTGACTACGAAAAGGTCTATAAGGAATCCATCGACAACCCGGAAAAGTTCTGGGGTGAAAAGGCAAGCGAACTCGAATGGTTCACCCGGTGGAACAAGGTTCTCGACTGGAAGCTGCCGGACGCGAAATGGTTCGTCGGCGGCAAGACCAACGTCGCCTACAACTGCCTCGACCGGCAGGTCAAGGCGGGGCTGGGTGACAAGCTCGCGCTGGTGTGGGAAGGCGAGCCGATGGAAAACGGCCGCCCGGAGATCAAACGCTACACCTACAACGAGCTGCTGAGCGAAGTGAGCCGCTTCGCCAACGTGCTCAAGAATCTGGGGGTCCGCAAGGGTGACATCGTCACGATCTACATGCCGATGATCCCTGAGCTGGCGATCGCGATGCTCGCCTGCTCGCGTATCGGCGCGCCGCACTCGATCATCTTCGGTGGTTTTGCCGCCAGCGCAATCAAGGATCGCGTCGATGACGCCAAGAGCCGGATCATCATCACCGCCGACGGCGGCTATCGCCGCGGGAAAGTGGTACCGCTCAAGGACACGGTGGATGAAGCACTCAAGACCACGGACATCGTCAAGACGGTGGTCGTGTTCGACCGGGTGAAGGCGAACTCGTGCAAGATGACTGCCGGCCGCGATTTCAAGTGGTCGGAGCTGATGGCCAAAGCCAGCGCCGAATGCCCCGCTGAACCGATGGATTCCGAAGACCTGCTGTTCATCCTCTACACGTCGGGGTCAACCGGCAAACCCAAGGGCATCATGCACACAACCGGCGGGTACATGGTTTTTACCTACCTGACCAACAAATACGTCTTCGACCTGCACGGCGACGATCCGAACGAAATGCACTGGTGTACGGCGGACATCGGCTGGGTCACCGGCCACAGCTACATCATCTACGGCGTGATGCCCAACCGCGTGCCGACGCTGATGTTCGAGGGCGCGCCGAACTTTCCGGGCAACGACCGCTTCTGGGACATCATCGCGCGGCATAAGGTGACGAAGTTCTACACCGCGCCGACGGCGATCCGTGCCTTCATGAAATGGGGCGATCAGGAACCGGCCAAGCACGATCTGTCGAGCCTCAAAATCCTCGGTAGCGTCGGTGAGCCGATCAACCCCGAAGCGTGGATGTGGTATCACGAGCACATCGGCGGCAAACGCTGCCCGATCGTGGACACCTGGTGGCAGACAGAGACCGGCGGGCACATGCTCACTCCTCTGCCGGGCGCGATGACCACGACACCCGGCTCGTGCTCGCGGCCGTTCTTCGGCATTGATATCGCCGTCGTGGATAAGAACGGCAAGGAACTGCCCGCCGACACGGGCGGCTTCCTCGTGGTTCGCAAGCCCTGGCCGAGCATGTTGCGCGGCATCTGGGGCGACCGTGAGCGATTCGTCAAGACCTACTTCGGCGAGATTCAGGGCGTGTACTTCGCCGGTGACGGCGCGCGTAAAGACCCGGAGGGCAACTTCTGGGTCATGGGTCGCGTGGACGACGTGATCAACGTCTCCGGCCACCGCCTGGGAACAATGGAAGTCGAGAGCGCGCTGGTGAGCCACCCGTTCGTCGCCGAGGCTGCCGTTGTCGGCGTGCCTCATGAGATCAAAGGCACCGGCATTGCCGCGTTCGTCACGCTCAAGATGGGCCGCACGCCGGATGAAAAACTCAAAGAGGAACTGGGCAAGCACGTGACCAAGGAGATCGGTGCGATCGCCCGACCGGACCAGATTCGCTTTACCGAGTCATTACCCAAGACGCGCAGCGGCAAGATTATGCGGCGGCTGCTGCGTGAAGTCGCCGCCGGCGGCGAGGTCAAGGGTGATACGACCACGCTTGAAGATTTTTCCGTGCTGGCGAAATTGAAGGACACCGAAGAATAA